The Streptomyces sp. NBC_00102 genome segment GGGAGGTCGATGTACTTGCCGACCAGCGCGACGGTGACCTCGTGGTCGGGGTTGTGGACGCGGTCCAGCAGGTCGTCCCAGGTGGACCAGTCCACGTCGCGGAAGGACAGGTCGAGCTTGCGCACGACGTAGGCGTCCAGGCCCTCGGTGTGCAGCACCTTCGGGATGTCGTAGATCGACTTGGCGTCGACGCAGGCGACGACGGCGGTCTCGTCCACGTCGCACATCAGCGAGATCTTGCGCTTGATGGCGGTGGGGACCTCGCGGTCGGCGCGGAGCACGATGGCGTCCGGCTGGATGCCGATGTTGCGGAGCGCGGCGACGGAGTGCTGGGTCGGCTTGGTCTTCAGCTCGCCGGAGGGGCCGATGTAGGGCAGCAGCGAGATGTGGACGACGAAGACGTTGTCCCGGCCGACCTCGTGGCGCACCTGGCGGACGGTCTCCAGGAACGGCAGCGACTCGATGTCGCCGACGGTGCCGCCGACCTCGGTGATGACCACGTCGACGTCGCCGGTCGCCATGCGGCGGATGCGGGACTTGATCTCGTTGGTGATGTGCGGGATGACCTGGACGGTGTCGCCGAGGTACTCGCCGCGCCGCTCCTTGGCGATGACCTGGGAGTAGACCTGCCCGGTCGTGACGTTGGCGGAGCCGTCGAGGTCGACGTCGAGGAAGCGCTCGTAGTGGCCGATGTCGAGGTCGGTCTCGGCGCCGTCGTTGGTGACGAACACCTCACCGTGCTGGAACGGGTTCATCGTGCCGGGGTCGACGTTGAGGTACGGGTCGAGCTTCTGCATCGTGACCCGGAGACCACGCGCCTTGAGAAGGGCACCCAGGCTGGAGGCAGTCAGACCCTTGCCGAGGGAGGAGGCGACACCCCCGGTGACGAAGATGTGCTTGGTCGTCGTGGATGTGGGCTGCATAGCCAAGAGGGGGCTCCCGTGGTAGCGAATCTGAGGTACGTACCGGCTGCCGAACCGGAGATTCCGGGGGTGCCGTCGCTGCGGTTCGGGGGCCTCGTCCGCTCTCGCGTCCGACCACCGGTCCACGGGCTACCAGCCTAACAGCGACCTGGGG includes the following:
- a CDS encoding CTP synthase, whose translation is MQPTSTTTKHIFVTGGVASSLGKGLTASSLGALLKARGLRVTMQKLDPYLNVDPGTMNPFQHGEVFVTNDGAETDLDIGHYERFLDVDLDGSANVTTGQVYSQVIAKERRGEYLGDTVQVIPHITNEIKSRIRRMATGDVDVVITEVGGTVGDIESLPFLETVRQVRHEVGRDNVFVVHISLLPYIGPSGELKTKPTQHSVAALRNIGIQPDAIVLRADREVPTAIKRKISLMCDVDETAVVACVDAKSIYDIPKVLHTEGLDAYVVRKLDLSFRDVDWSTWDDLLDRVHNPDHEVTVALVGKYIDLPDAYLSVTEAIRAGGFANKARVKVEWVTSDDCKTPAGAARHLAGVDAICIPGGFGERGVEGKVGAIQYARENKVPLLGLCLGLQCIVIEAARNVAGIPDANSTEFDPATSHPVISTMEEQLAYVEGAGDLGGTMRLGLYPAKLAEGSVVREAYSGEPYVEERHRHRYEVNNAYRSELEKKAGLVFSGTSPDNKLVEYVEYPREVHPYLVATQAHPELRSRPTRPHPLFAGLVKAAVARQAQAAESGK